Proteins co-encoded in one Ziziphus jujuba cultivar Dongzao chromosome 9, ASM3175591v1 genomic window:
- the LOC107426613 gene encoding 26S proteasome regulatory subunit 10B homolog A isoform X2 codes for MASGAAEDAVRRCKAIAEYQKNLLQHKELESRVLADRQNLRATKKVFAKTEDDLKSFQSVGQIIGEVLRPLDNERLIVKASNGPRYVVGCRSQVDKEKVTAGTRVTHDMTTLTIMRVLPREVDPVVYNMLHEDPGNVSYSAVGGLSDQIRELRESIELPLMNPELFLRVGIKPPKGVLLYGPPGTGKTLLARAIASNIDANFLKVVSSAIIDKYIGESARLIREMFNYARDHQPCIIFMDEIDAIGGRRFSEGTSADREIQRTLMELLNQLDGFDQLGKVKMIMATNRPDVLDPALLRPGRLDRKIEIPLPNEQSRMEILKIHAAGIAKHGEIDHEAVVKLAEGFNGADLRNVCTEAGMSAIRAERDYVIHEDFMKAVRKLNEAKKLESSAHYNADFGKD; via the exons ATGGCAAGTGGAGCAGCAGAAGACGCAGTACGACGTTGCAAAGCGATCGCCGAATACCAGAAAAACCTTCTCCAGCATAAGGAGCTCGAATCCCGAGTACTCGCTG ATAGACAGAATTTGCGTGCTACGAAAAAGGTATTTGCCAAGACCGAAGACGATCTCAAGTCGTTTCAGAGTGTTGGGCAGATAATAGGCGAAGTTCTTAGGCCTCTTGATAATGAACGCT TAATAGTGAAAGCGAGCAATGGACCAAGGTATGTGGTTGGCTGCCGCAGTCAAGTGGATAAAGAGAAAGTCACTGCAGGGACTCGTGTTACCCACGATATGACTACTCTAACTATCATGCGAGTTCTTCCCCGTGAA GTTGACCCAGTTGTGTATAATATGCTTCATGAAGATCCTGGTAATGTTAGCTACTCTGCTGTGGGAGGGTTGTCGGATCAGATTCGAGAGTTAAGGGAATCTATAGAGCTGCCTCTTATGAATCCTGAGCTCTTTCTTAGAGTGGGGATTAAACCTCCCAAG GGTGTTCTCCTCTATGGACCTCCTGGAACTGGGAAAACATTACTGGCAAGAGCAATTGCTAGCAACATAGATGCAAATTTTTTGAAG GTTGTGTCCAGTGCCATCATTGATAAGTATATTGGTGAAAGTGCGAGATTGATAAGGGAGATGTTTAATTATGCCCGTGATCACCAA CCTTGTATCATTTTTATGGATGAGATTGATGCTATTGGTGGCCGCCGATTCAGTGAAGGGACCAGTGCTGACCGTGAAATTCAAAGAACACTTATGGAGTTGCTTAATCAATTAGATGGATTTGATCAGCTTGGGAAG GTTAAAATGATCATGGCAACCAACAGACCTGATGTTCTGGACCCTGCACTTCTTCGTCCAGGAAGACTAGACCGGAAAATAGAGATTCCATTACCAAATGAACAATCAAGAATGGAAATTCTAAAAATCCATGCTGCTGGCATTGCCAAACATGGAGAAATTGACCATGAAGCGGTCGTGAAGCTTGCTGAG GGATTTAATGGTGCTGATCTTCGGAATGTTTGCACTGAAGCTGGAATGTCTGCTATTCGTGCTGAAAGGGATTATGTCATACATGAGGACTTCATGAAG GCTGTGCGGAAATTGAATGAAGCAAAGAAGCTCGAATCCAGTGCTCATTACAATGCAGATTTTGGCAAGgattaa
- the LOC107426613 gene encoding 26S proteasome regulatory subunit S10B homolog B isoform X1 has product MASEAEEAVRRRKAIADYRKKQLLIKELESRKHADRQNLRATKKVFAKTEDDLKSFQSVGQIIGEVLRPLDNERLIVKASNGPRYVVGCRSQVDKEKVTAGTRVTHDMTTLTIMRVLPREVDPVVYNMLHEDPGNVSYSAVGGLSDQIRELRESIELPLMNPELFLRVGIKPPKGVLLYGPPGTGKTLLARAIASNIDANFLKVVSSAIIDKYIGESARLIREMFNYARDHQPCIIFMDEIDAIGGRRFSEGTSADREIQRTLMELLNQLDGFDQLGKVKMIMATNRPDVLDPALLRPGRLDRKIEIPLPNEQSRMEILKIHAAGIAKHGEIDHEAVVKLAEGFNGADLRNVCTEAGMSAIRAERDYVIHEDFMKAVRKLNEAKKLESSAHYNADFGKD; this is encoded by the exons ATGGCGAGTGAAGCAGAAGAAGCAGTACGACGTCGCAAAGCGATCGCCGATTACCGGAAAAAGCAGCTTCTGATTAAGGAGCTCGAATCCCGAAAACACGCAG ATAGACAGAATTTGCGTGCTACGAAAAAGGTATTTGCCAAGACCGAAGACGATCTCAAGTCGTTTCAGAGTGTTGGGCAGATAATAGGCGAAGTTCTTAGGCCTCTTGATAATGAACGCT TAATAGTGAAAGCGAGCAATGGACCAAGGTATGTGGTTGGCTGCCGCAGTCAAGTGGATAAAGAGAAAGTCACTGCAGGGACTCGTGTTACCCACGATATGACTACTCTAACTATCATGCGAGTTCTTCCCCGTGAA GTTGACCCAGTTGTGTATAATATGCTTCATGAAGATCCTGGTAATGTTAGCTACTCTGCTGTGGGAGGGTTGTCGGATCAGATTCGAGAGTTAAGGGAATCTATAGAGCTGCCTCTTATGAATCCTGAGCTCTTTCTTAGAGTGGGGATTAAACCTCCCAAG GGTGTTCTCCTCTATGGACCTCCTGGAACTGGGAAAACATTACTGGCAAGAGCAATTGCTAGCAACATAGATGCAAATTTTTTGAAG GTTGTGTCCAGTGCCATCATTGATAAGTATATTGGTGAAAGTGCGAGATTGATAAGGGAGATGTTTAATTATGCCCGTGATCACCAA CCTTGTATCATTTTTATGGATGAGATTGATGCTATTGGTGGCCGCCGATTCAGTGAAGGGACCAGTGCTGACCGTGAAATTCAAAGAACACTTATGGAGTTGCTTAATCAATTAGATGGATTTGATCAGCTTGGGAAG GTTAAAATGATCATGGCAACCAACAGACCTGATGTTCTGGACCCTGCACTTCTTCGTCCAGGAAGACTAGACCGGAAAATAGAGATTCCATTACCAAATGAACAATCAAGAATGGAAATTCTAAAAATCCATGCTGCTGGCATTGCCAAACATGGAGAAATTGACCATGAAGCGGTCGTGAAGCTTGCTGAG GGATTTAATGGTGCTGATCTTCGGAATGTTTGCACTGAAGCTGGAATGTCTGCTATTCGTGCTGAAAGGGATTATGTCATACATGAGGACTTCATGAAG GCTGTGCGGAAATTGAATGAAGCAAAGAAGCTCGAATCCAGTGCTCATTACAATGCAGATTTTGGCAAGgattaa